The nucleotide sequence GTCGAGGGGCAAACACACTCGGAAAGCTCTTCAGACGCCTTGAGCAACGAACCCTCTGAAATTCCGTGCCCGGTCAGATCCTCAATAATCTGTGCTGTGCGTTCAAGCGGAATATGATGCTGATTCCCGAAATACGCGGCATAAGTCTTTATGCCTGTGCCGTATCGAACGCCCCGTTCGACGTTTTCCGGGAATTCACCCCGGTTTTCCGTGCCGCATCCGGGACAGATCTTTATTTCCGCCCGGTGCACAGCCACTTCAATCCGAATCGCCGGAATATCGTAAACCTGCCGTTCCTCATCTCCGACAGCGAAGACGTCCTCAAGCGACGTCCGGCAGCACGGCAAACGCATGACTTTCGCTATAAATTCAGCAGAATATTGCTTCCGCGTTATCGTGCCGGGGTACGCTGGCCTATTTGTGTAATGAACAACATAAAAAGTGTCGAGAACGTGGCATGGCCCAGTATCTCCTAATTTCAGCCCCAAAAGCTCCAGGTTGTAACTTGCTGATTTTTTATGGGCAAGTCATGCGTTTGCCCTGACCTCATGGCGACCGTGATCTGTATTGTCGCTACGGTAAAAATCAAACTTGGAACTCTCCAATTCTTCCATACTTGCGTTGCCGAAAAGGTCATCAATTGCCTGAAACAGGCCCGGCTGATTACCTTTGACGGCTATCGCATAATCTCCGCCACGATCAACGATCTTTTGGGTAATTTTCTTCTGACAACCCATAGCGTCAATTGTCACGATGCATCCCTCTATTTCCAAAAGATTGAGTAGTTCAGGGATCGCGGTTATTTCATTCGATTTTTCTTCTGTCTTGACCTGTCCAAGCACGAGGCGGCTTGCTGAGGCCCAGGCACTAACCATGTGAATCGCTGCTTTATTTGATTTTTTATCATACGATCTTCGTAATGTTTTCCCGTCAATTGCGACGACTTGACCTTTGGTTATTTTAGCCGCCGCCTGAATCCACCCTGAAAAACATCGTTGGAACTCTTCGGTATTTATAAATGAAAATAATCGGTTAAACGTGTCGTGCGAAGGAATACCGTTGGGCAGCTCCAGAAAAGTGGCGAACCAGTCTTTTTTTGCGTTGCCGTATTCCTCTATTTCGACCCAGTTGTCTGCTGCGGAGATGACTGCACAAACAGCAATCACTATAATATCAATCAGTTTATGTT is from Candidatus Electrothrix sp. GW3-4 and encodes:
- a CDS encoding ISAs1 family transposase; the encoded protein is MSEHTTASIIEHFSTLPDPRVHVNKNEHKLIDIIVIAVCAVISAADNWVEIEEYGNAKKDWFATFLELPNGIPSHDTFNRLFSFINTEEFQRCFSGWIQAAAKITKGQVVAIDGKTLRRSYDKKSNKAAIHMVSAWASASRLVLGQVKTEEKSNEITAIPELLNLLEIEGCIVTIDAMGCQKKITQKIVDRGGDYAIAVKGNQPGLFQAIDDLFGNASMEELESSKFDFYRSDNTDHGRHEVRANA